A stretch of DNA from Glycine max cultivar Williams 82 chromosome 18, Glycine_max_v4.0, whole genome shotgun sequence:
ttatcaaacaataaacaaacattttagttaataaaaaaattaaaaactaattgagTTTGAATCGATGTCATATTTgtattgtgttttgttttgttttgttttttctattttcaccttgtccctttttttttcctattcctACCACAGTATCACACCAAGGCATTATTGTTAAGATTGGTGGAAGGTCGAAATGCATCAATTTTTAAAGTCTAAGACTTTTTATGTGAACTTGTTCCTTAATTTTCTAGGCATTTActttatctatattttaaaataattgcaaTAGAATATAGTATATTAGTATGATAGGGAGGCTTACATCATAACGGAGatgaagtttaaaaaatttggcCATGAAGTTTGATATATTTGATATGGGAGCTAATACGGGTACGATACAATATTAATGAATGAAATGAGATACTCAAGATGCAACGATAATGAGAGTAGATTTTCCATTATGTAAGTGTCATATATTCATGGGTAAATAGAGACACTTATCATCCAAAATATAATACGGTGATTATTAAACTTGTGAATGCTtcgaaaaacataatttattattaaattaatcctTAGATAATGAcgtaaaatttgataaatttattatctttcaTGCACTAATTTGTTGGCCTTTCATAAGTTCAGTGACAAATTTTTAgctacaatattattattattattattattaaaggtGACTTaatgacattattattatttaatcggATTGAATcgttatatttgataaaattaattgaaaatttagctagaaattaaaaagttaatttatagttgaaagttgaaaatttaacaaattaactataacttaaaaatataaaatgagagaaaaataataaaatcatgatttttttaaaaaagataattaaaaaattagataaatatattaaaaataaaaataaaaaattagaaactaatgtattaaaaaatcctacttgaattaatgttttaaaaaatgctaaaaattattaaaaaaattatttattcaacagttaaataaactttttaactaataaaaaattaaaaactaaatgaaatatatttttaaagataatctAATTTTGATAAAGTATTAGATATCAGTCAATCCAATCCATTGAAGTGAAAGCATAAGAAAGACAAAACCACGAGAGAAATGGCCGAAAGAAAGTGTGAAACAATAAACGACAAGAGAGCAAACGCAGCCTTGTCCCACTAACGCGTGTTTGATTtacatctaaaattaattttaagaaaagaaaattctaattCTTTAACCAAAAACTCAATTTCAtgaataaaaaccaaaaaatgaattctaaaagaataataattctAATTCATAGAAAATTAGAAAGTGACAAATCCAAAAAGGATATCGTTTTGAGTATGAAAAGAAACAGCAGAAAGGTCAACGACGGGTCTCGCAACGTTGCCGTTTACCACATAGCAGTTTCAGGATCTGTAGTACCAAtccaaaacaataataataactaaatgataaattaattaaataaataaaatttgtaatttcacTTTTCTTACAATCCGAATTTCGTCGTCATAACAGACAGGTGCGCATTTACAGTTTGTTTGGCTCTCACTCTTCTGTTTCAGGTTTTCGAAGTCAATTTCGTTTTAGGGTTTctcttgttaaaataaaaatcttctaGCTCGTTTCCTTGATTTTAGATTGAAGCGATTTGATTttggattttattgtttttattgctttttaagttatcatttgcgtattgtaattttttaggaAAGAAACAGAAATTGCAGATCCAAATCTCGTTTTGGAGTGAGGAATTTGAATGTTGAGATGTCTGAGAATCACGTAGCAGGGCAGGTTTCGGAAGCGGATTCGGATTCGGGTCATGGTGTTGTGCACGACGAATCAAATGTGGATACCGAATCAAACACTGATACTTATCAAGATCAGGTACTTTACCGGTTACAAATTATTGATTACCTAAGCTATGAAAATCGGTGCAATGCCAGGTTTTGGTTTTTAATAAATGCGAGTGAGTGAAGCAGGGAGAGCGTGTTGATCTCAGAGATCCTGAAGATGGAAAATCTACAGAGGATTCTGCCAGAGATGACATGTTTGTTGATTGCCCTGATGAGTTAACCACATTTGATGGTAGGCAAAAGGAGGAGGAAGTTGCTGCTGCGAAAAATGAAGATGACGGATCAGAGGAAAATGAAGTTATGCATCAACAGCAGAGTCATTTTGATAAATTGGGCAATGGAGTGGGAGATGGTTACTCCTCAGGCCAGCTAGAGAAAGTTGTTGCTCAGAAGGAAATTATTTTGAAGGAATACCAGGTTTGTGGTTGTATTAAGGATTAATAGTTTTAGCTAGCACAGATGGAGTTTGTTGTCAAGTACTCATGCTTTCTTTTTTGGGTGGGTCAGGAAGAAAGACAAACTGTTACTCAAGGAGTGCTTGATCTTTGTTGTCAGCTGAAGACTCTCACTGGTCAACAGAATGAAGCTGAAGTTGGAGATAGGGAAGTGACTGATGTTTCATTGAGGGAGATGATAAAGGAATGTTTGGAGTTTGTGAAGACCGCCTCAGAAGAACAGTCAAACAGTGAAACTACTATAAATAATCTTCGTGAACATCTATCTACAAAGGACCGTGAGATAGAGGATCTTAATGCAAAGCTTGCCCAATTAATGGTATCTAATGAAAGTATGCAAGTTTCATCCGAAGCTCAACTTGAAAAGGATCGTAATGTTGAGATTGTGATAGATAAGATGATATCTTCTCTTGCAACAGTTGTTACTCGAGAGCAAGTATTGGATGATTCTATTAGTGGGAAAATAGTTTATATTGAGGAAGGCACTATCCATTTAATTGAAAAGTATAATCAGATTCTTTCTGAAATTTATCAACTTGGGCAATCTTTCTCTGAGGTAGGCTTGGATACTAACGAGCATGAATACGGGAACATACTCGCTGATGCTCGTGGTGGGTTACTGGAGctcaaaaaaaaggaaacagaaTTGGTTGAAAAACTGGCTCATTTAGAAGATGAAAATCAGAAAATGGTTGATGAGCTTGACAAGGGAAAGGTGATGATAAGGACATTAAATACTGAACTTGGAAATCTGAAAATAGAACTCGAGCAGGAAAAGGTTAAATGTGCTAATACGAAAGAAAAGCTCAGTATGGCTGTGACAAAAGGAAAGGCATTGGTACAGCAGCGAGATTCATTAAAGAAGTCTCTGGCTGATAAATCCGGTGAGCTTGATAAATGTTTGATTGAATTGCAAGAGAAGTCAGTTGCACTACAAGCTGCTGAACTTGCTAAGGAGGAGTTGTCCCAAAGTGAAAATATGGTTGCATCCCTGCAGAACTCATTACTAGAAAAGAATGCAGTTATTGATCAAGTGGAAGAAATCTTGTCTCAGGCAAAACCTGATGAACCTGAAATGTTTGATATGCCAGAGAAACTAAGATGGCTTGTGGATGACAGAAATACTTTGAAGGAAGCCTTCCTAGAGCTATGCAAATTGAAGAAAGCTCTATCTCTAGCGGACCTGCCAGAGCCTGTTTCGTCATCTGATTTGGAATCACAAATGAAATGGCTTACAGATTCTTTGCTCAGGGCCCATGACAACATGCATACTCTACAGGAAGAAATTTCCACAATCAAGGAATCATCCCGTAACTATATTGATCAGCTTAGTGTTTCTCTTTTGCTGGCATTGCAGGAAAAAGATTACCTTCTGTCAGAATTAACTGATTTGAGGTTCAAATATGATGAGCTTGTTAGCAAGAACCATCAGATTTCTTTGGAGAAGGATCAGATAGTGCATATGTTAGTCGATCTTTGTGGTCTGAACTTGGAAGATGAAGGGATTGATCAAATCTCTTCCAGCACTTATACGATCATCAATTTATGCTTTAAAGTTATCAAAGGACAGAGTGGTCCCTTGTCTAGAGCATCCCATATTGATGCTGAGTTGTTTGAAAGGATTCAAAGTCTCTTGTATGTTAGAGATCAGGGATTAATACTCTATGAAGATATACTGGAAGAGGAGATGCTAATTAGATCAGATGTGAATAAGCTGTCAAATGAGTTGAAAGTGGTATCTGAGGAAATTATAGCACTGAAAGAAGAAAGGAGTTCTCTGCTGCAAGATCTTGAGCGATCAGAGGAGAAGACTTCCATGCTTAGGGACAAGTTGTCCATGGCAGTTAAGAAAGGAAAGGGGCTGGTTCAAGATAGGGACAATCTAAAAGGTCTTCTAAATGAAAAGAACTCAGAGATTGAGCAGTTGAAggctgatttgcagaagcaagAATCTGCAGTTTCTGAATACAGGGATGAGATCAATAGATTGTCCAATGATGTGGAAAGCATCCCGAAGCTGGAGGCTGATCTTCTGGAAATGAAAAGGGATAAGAATCAGTTTGAACAGTTCTTAATGGAGAGCAATAACATGTTACAGAAAGTGATGGAGTGTATTGACGGTGTTGCTCTTCCAGTTGTTCCAGTTTTTGATGAACCAATAGAGAAGGTGAAGTGGCTTGCTGGTTATGTCAATGAATGTCAAGATGCTAAGGTACACAGAGAACAGGAATTGCAGCTAGTGAAGGAAAATGCCAGTatacttgaaattaaattagCAGAAGCCCAAGCAACTGTAAAATCCCTTGAACAGGAATTATCATCTTCAGATGACAATGTTTCTCAACTTGCTGAAGAAAAAATTGAGTTAGAACATGGCAAAGTGAAAGTTGAGGAAGAGTTACAGAAAGTTAAAGATAAAGTTGCTGAAGTTTGTAATACTACTAAGTCACTTGAAGATGCCTTATCACAAGCAGAAAAAGAAATTTCTATTCTTTCCGAAGAGAAAGAGCAGGCTCAAGTTAGCAGAGTTGCTGCAGAGAGAGAGTTAGAGATTTTTAAAGATGAAGCAGCCAGGCAAACAAGCATACTGGCAGAGGCTAGCAAGACCATTAAGGATCTAGAAGATAAACTATCTCAGGTTGAGGGTAATGCCAATTTATTGACTGAAAAGTATAATGCCGATCAAGTTGCCAAAATTGACATGGGAAATGAATTGAAGAAGCTACAAGATGAAGCTTCAAATCATGCTAGTAAACTGGTGGGTGCCTCTGGAACTATAAAATCACTGGAGGATGCATTATTGAAGGCGCAAGATGATATTTCTGCCTTAGAAGATgcaaataaaattgcgaaacaGGAGATATCTTCACTTGGCTTTAAGTTAAATTCATGCATGGACGAGTTAGCTGGAAAGAGTGGCAGCTTAGAAAACAAGTCCTTACAGCTCATTGGACTCCTTAATGATCTTCAGGTGCTCATGAAAGATACTACTCCATTTCCCGGAATTAAACAATGCTTTGAGAGCAAATGTGAGACGCTAAAGAATATGAATCTCATTCTGAACAAAATAAGAGATAATGTTGCCATGACTGCAAAGGATTCAAAGGGACAGCCTGTGATGGtggtaatattttttctacccttttttggttttattattTCCTCCTGTTCTGTGCATTCAATGCTGAATTAATCTATGATACACTGTTCAAGTCTTCTGACCAGTAAGATATATGTATCCacatataatttgaaaaattgatGGTGATTAACGCATaatggtttgaactttgaagtgtctACTAATTAGAAATTTACACAGGGCTTTTGATATCAGATATGTGTTGTTTCAAATCTTTTTGTTCTGTAAAatcattgtgtgtgtgtgttggtgTTTTGTTACTATGGATTTgtctttcatttcttcttttttttttccattgtaTGTATTTTTCTTAATGGGCGGTGTTGTTTGTTCCAGGAAAATCCACTTGTGAGAGAAACATTCTTGGACAGCCCTGAAAATTATGAAGTTGAACTGGACAATACAGAGATTGATGGTGCTGACATTGACACCATAATCTCATCATTTGGAAAGATTGTGAAAGGATTTCAGTCGAGAAACAAACACATTGCAGATAAGTTTTATGAATTTTCGGATTTTATGGATGAGTTTATTTCTCCTCTCCATGAAAAACTACTGGAAACAGAGACCATGTCAACGACTATTGTTGAGAACAtggaaattatgaaaaaagaagcaaataccatggaaaaattgaaagaagaaCAGGAAAATACTATTGCCACTTTAGAAAACAATGTCAGTGTATTGCTATCTGCTTGCACAGACTCTACCATTGCACTTCAGAGTGAAGTTGACAAGAATCTTGGGCAGCCAGGCTCCATTTCCGAGGTTGAACAGTTAAACCTTGAAGCAGGTGCACAAACAGAGCATCATAAGAACAGCAAATACGTGGAAGCCACACATAAGTTGATGAATGCTTCTAGAAAAGCTCAAACTTTGATTGCACAGTTTGGATGTAGAAGTGAGCAAGTGGATGCAACAATTGAAGATTTGCGGAATAAATTGAAAGAAACAACTGTTGCTTTTGAATTAGTCACTGATGAGAGAGACTTGAATAAAAACAGAGTTTCACAACTGGAGTCTGATATTCAATCACTGCAAAGTGCTTGCAGTGAGCTTAAGGATAAGTTAGAGGATTATCATGCCttggaagaaaaattagagGAAAAAGAGGCTGAGATTTCATCAATGCACAATGCTTTGTTGGCAAaagaaggtaaaaaaaattgaaatcgtTATTGTCTTAACAATATTTGATTTAACTTCATATGGTGATTTACTTGTTTATGACTTGATTATCTTTTTCCATTGGCAGAAAACTCCCTCTTTCCAGCATCTCAAATGAGAGATCTCTTTGACAAGATAGATAGGATCAAAATCCCTATTGTAGAGTCCAAAGAAGATGATTTGGAGCCACATACTTCAGCCCCTATGAGAAAActcttttatattattgataGTGTTCCTAGgttgcatgatcaaataaactCTCTGTCTCATGATAAAGAAAAGCTGCAATCAATCCTTGAAACTAGGGATCTTGACATTAAGGATCTGAAGGATGAAGTCAAACAACTCAATAGAATCTGTGAAGACTCTAAAATGATCAAGAATGAATTGTCTGAGCTCACCTATGTATTAGAAAAAATTATGGATATTTTGGGAGCTGGTGAATGGGTTGTAGATAGGAAATCTAAAGGTTCGAAGGAATTAATACCAGCATTGGAGAAGCATATCATTGCCATTCTTTCAGAATCTGAAAATTCAAAATCCAAGGCTCAGGAACTTGATATTAAGTTAGTTGGAAGTCAGAAGGTTATTGATGAATTAACGACCAAGGTTAAATTACTTGAAGATTCACTCCAAGATAGGACTTCTCAGCCAGACATTGTACAGGAGAGGAGCATATATGAAGCACCCTCATTACCTGCTGAATCTGAGATAATTGAAGTTGAAGAGGTAGTTTTTTAAGCTTAAATTTCTTACACAATGCAATATATAAGTAGCGAGTCTGCAGTGCTATTTAAGttcaaatgtttaattttttattcggggattcataatttttttaaatgaaaaacatatttcctgTGATCCTTTTCTTGAAGTAAATACTTAATATAGATGGTTTGATGtgtttttatgaattaattgcTTATAAAATATGACAAATAGATATATCTATTCACTGGtgccttattttttttctttaactaaaTGCAGATGAACTAGAAGTTTGTTTTGAAGGGTTATTTTTCCCCTTTACATATTGGAACTTTATTTGATTTCTGGTTGACCATatcttgtttttatcttttatgcaTTCATTAATATTATGATGCATTCTCAAATTAAGTATTAAAGTGATTAAGGGAAAGGCATAAGTAAACTGTAAAGTGTTTGCTTCTTTACACAGGGATCATCACTTAGCAAGAAAGCAATATCTCCTGTCCCATCGGCTGCTCATGTGCGGAATATGCGAAAAGGATCTACTGACCATCTTGCACTCGATATTAGTGGGGAGTCTGATAATTTGATTAACAGGGTAGATAAGGATGATGATAAAGGTAATTATGAGTTTCTCATttttgtgaatttcttgatttgaaaatttgaagATCTAATTGTAGATTACTTTGCAGGTCATGTATTCAAGTCTCTGAGCACTACTGGATTCGTACCAAAACAGGGAAAGCTCATTGCAGATCGTATTGATGGACTCTGGTAAAATTGCATTTTgttatacttttttctttttaccaatGGTAAAGAATGAGTATTAGAAATTGCTTGTTtcagcttataaaaaaaaatattcttgttTCAGCTTTTTAACATGGTAGTATTTACATGGTAAAATGATGGCTATACATTGAAATGTTGAAAGCAGAAGACCTGAAATCTTTAAGATGATATTTTGCGTAGAATCTCAATCAACGCCATGCTGTGTAGACCGCTTAGTAGTACGGCCCACAAGATGCTAAAGATCTATGGTCCATGGTTTGGAGTTATTTAGGGAAAAGAAATATCTTTCTCATAGTATCAAATCATCATCACCATTCTCCTAATGACATTTTCCTTTGAATAAACAAGTTAAAGTTTTGCTTAAAACTAAATTTTCGTATTGAAAGTGATTCCTCCCTGCATAACTGAAATTGATTTATTGGCgttgtttaatttgtttaataataaaactgcTGAAATCATTTAACATGAGAGGTAGCTAAATGTATTCAATAGCATTGtagcaaatattttttgataattcATTAAATGATATTTCAGTAAATTCATCTCTATTACCTTAATGCTAACAGTTCCTttatattgaatttcaataCTTTAAATGAAAGCATTTTCAGACTTCGCaaattgaatgtttttttttatcattgagaaTTTAACACTAAATTTTTACCgttgcaaatttttatttatttgtagttTCATCAAACACTCTTTAACTTAGAATTTAATTTCCCTATGCAGGGTATCTGGTGGCCGGGTTCTCATGAGTCATCCTAGAGCAAGATTAGGACTTATTGGCTATTTGTTTGTCTTGCATATATGGCTACTGGGGACGATCTTGTAGAAAAGTTGTGACCAAACCTACCTGGACTGCTCAACATTGAATGTCCTGCGTCTGCAAATTGTATTATCGATATAAAATTGTCCCTTTTTATTCATGTCTTTCTTTTTGCTTCTTTAGCCTGTTTTTCTTTAGTCTCGTCAATTCACTATTTGTTCTCTGCAATCACATTTTAGGGATTCAGAGATTCTGGTCTTCAATGTTTGGGCTCATTTTTTGACagccttctttttctttaaaatcgAAGCCCCTCCATTGTATTAGCCTACAATTGTTTGATTGCTTCAATATTAAAGGATTTGGTGGGTAGAAAATAGGTAGATGAATTTTTTCGAAcgttaatgtaataaaaatgtAGAAAGATTTTAAGGATGACTTATTTATATCTCAAGCAGTGAATGAGAATGAAGTTGAAGGATGACTCATTTGTGTTTTTGTCTGCTGTTTTCGTTTTATGAACCATCTAAGTTTATTGTAAATAGTTAGCTGTGATTTTGCAACGGAAACAGGATTTTGGAGAGGTGTTGTGTGTAAGAGTTTGATTCATACTTATGTAAGTTGATTCCTTTATGTAAGGGTCATATATAACGAAAAtagttcttattttaaaaatgtgaaaataataaatcttGATCATAAATAAAGATTTATAGTTCTGATTAAGATTAAGACATGAATAATGAAAAAtgtcatatatattatttttttagttttaatcattcaaataatattGAATGATCAAAATTCAATAGTCATTTTTCGTAATTTACCTAACATATATCACTGGTATTTTGGAGAGTTGTTAGCTAACatatttcttcaatttcttaggCATTTATTTATTTCCCTCAATTTCTAGTTTCACTGAATATTACAAAACTTCATTCTCGTAGCTTCAGTATGCATGATCATTTAGTAAACCCATCTCCATCTTCTCAATTACCATGCGATGCAATACATGTAAGCTTTGGGTTATGTCTCTTCTAAGATTTAGACTTTCTTTGTATATATAGAGGAAAAAAGCAAGTTACaaaggattaaaaaaagaaaaagcttcCAATCTTCCAGTCTCCTCCAAgcatctttttctctctttagaaAAATTATAGAATGTGGGCATCTTATAatgttataaagtaaaaaaaaaaaaaagttaaaattttgacAAAGCTCAAATACGTTTTTGTTTGTTATTCGAATGTGGATTGCTACATCAATTCATTTACTATAAATAGTTAACCGTTTTTGTTGTAACGGAAACGGGTCATGGGAAAGGGATTCAGCATTTAGTTTGTGCAATTGCTAACAAAAAATGTTGATGATTAAATAACCcgtgtgtttggatgagttgGCCACGCAAACCCAACAGCTAATTTTCGTTGCACTTCGTTTCCTCTTCCTGTATAACATTTATAACCTGATGCATTTTCACAATATTCAATTTCACTTCATCCCTTGTGTTTCATCTTCTTATGTGTCTATTCATTTTCCTCAGAATTTCCGGTTTTGTTGAATATCACAAAGCTTCAATCTCATGGCCTCGGTATGatcttcttgttcttctcttccaTCTTCTCAATTATTATGCATTGCAATGCATGTACGCTTTTTTTTTGGTCATGCCATTTCTTATATTTagattctcttattttctttaagaACAAAATAGCTTgacacaaatgaaaaaaaagaagacatcCTTCCAATGTTATAGACTCAAATGATAGAATGCAAATGGTTGGATAGAACTTAATTAGTTGGACTCACTGATAAACTGTTTGCTGAAATAAAGAAGTAAGAATCAATATTTGccataaccatttttttttcgcACAACTCTTTATGCGAAAATTTTGGCTAAAAAGTTACAGCTATCTtagcagttttcataatttttttttgttcttctaaGAAATCTAGGCAGAAATGAACTTTAGATATATATTCTTGTTTGTTGCCTTAAAGTGAAAGATGATATGCAATATTTGCAATAGCAAAATCATTCATCAATTAATGATTTGTTTGTACGTGCAGTTTGATGAACAACAAGGAAAGCCTTTACCCAAGTTTGGGGAATGGGATGTGAATGATCCTGCTTCAGCTGAAGGATTCACTGTTATATTCAACAAGGCCAGAGATGATAAGAAAATTGCCTCAGCATCAGGACGATTCCCTTCTCAGCGAAGATATGATTCTCGAAAGCATGgcaaggataaaaaaaagtgcaagagttcctcctcctcctcctcctcaaaGGTACGTATCTAATTATGTTGTTTCTAAACCCTTCTTAATgtacaagaaaaatattatttattcaagaTTGTTCAAGTTtctaatcatattaaaatttcttcttaatgtatattatttattatttatgtatgtTGGCGATGATGATGATATTTGTGTTCATCATTGTGAGCTGAATTGTATATGCATGGTTTTGGTTGCAGAAAAAATGGTCTTGCTTTGGCCCTTAGACATGGATAAGGACGTGTTTCTTGATGCCATAAGTAATATTGATTCTATATCTTATATGTCACTTTTCTTCCGAGGATACGGGTGAAGCAGTACGAAAAGAAAATAGTGCAGCCTGCTCAATTCTCCGTTTAGCTTCTAGTTGTTTCATGTATCGTTGTATTTATAAAATGCAACATCCCAAAACTAATGTAAATACATGAATCAATGAGAACCCTTTTTGCA
This window harbors:
- the LOC100800411 gene encoding myosin-11 isoform X3, giving the protein MSENHVAGQVSEADSDSGHGVVHDESNVDTESNTDTYQDQQGERVDLRDPEDGKSTEDSARDDMFVDCPDELTTFDGRQKEEEVAAAKNEDDGSEENEVMHQQQSHFDKLGNGVGDGYSSGQLEKVVAQKEIILKEYQEERQTVTQGVLDLCCQLKTLTGQQNEAEVGDREVTDVSLREMIKECLEFVKTASEEQSNSETTINNLREHLSTKDREIEDLNAKLAQLMVSNESMQVSSEAQLEKDRNVEIVIDKMISSLATVVTREQVLDDSISGKIVYIEEGTIHLIEKYNQILSEIYQLGQSFSEVGLDTNEHEYGNILADARGGLLELKKKETELVEKLAHLEDENQKMVDELDKGKVMIRTLNTELGNLKIELEQEKVKCANTKEKLSMAVTKGKALVQQRDSLKKSLADKSGELDKCLIELQEKSVALQAAELAKEELSQSENMVASLQNSLLEKNAVIDQVEEILSQAKPDEPEMFDMPEKLRWLVDDRNTLKEAFLELCKLKKALSLADLPEPVSSSDLESQMKWLTDSLLRAHDNMHTLQEEISTIKESSRNYIDQLSVSLLLALQEKDYLLSELTDLRFKYDELVSKNHQISLEKDQIVHMLVDLCGLNLEDEGIDQISSSTYTIINLCFKVIKGQSGPLSRASHIDAELFERIQSLLYVRDQGLILYEDILEEEMLIRSDVNKLSNELKVVSEEIIALKEERSSLLQDLERSEEKTSMLRDKLSMAVKKGKGLVQDRDNLKGLLNEKNSEIEQLKADLQKQESAVSEYRDEINRLSNDVESIPKLEADLLEMKRDKNQFEQFLMESNNMLQKVMECIDGVALPVVPVFDEPIEKVKWLAGYVNECQDAKVHREQELQLVKENASILEIKLAEAQATVKSLEQELSSSDDNVSQLAEEKIELEHGKVKVEEELQKVKDKVAEVCNTTKSLEDALSQAEKEISILSEEKEQAQVSRVAAERELEIFKDEAARQTSILAEASKTIKDLEDKLSQVEGNANLLTEKYNADQVAKIDMGNELKKLQDEASNHASKLVGASGTIKSLEDALLKAQDDISALEDANKIAKQEISSLGFKLNSCMDELAGKSGSLENKSLQLIGLLNDLQVLMKDTTPFPGIKQCFESKCETLKNMNLILNKIRDNVAMTAKDSKGQPVMENPLVRETFLDSPENYEVELDNTEIDGADIDTIISSFGKIVKGFQSRNKHIADKFYEFSDFMDEFISPLHEKLLETETMSTTIVENMEIMKKEANTMEKLKEEQENTIATLENNVSVLLSACTDSTIALQSEVDKNLGQPGSISEVEQLNLEAGAQTEHHKNSKYVEATHKLMNASRKAQTLIAQFGCRSEQVDATIEDLRNKLKETTVAFELVTDERDLNKNRVSQLESDIQSLQSACSELKDKLEDYHALEEKLEEKEAEISSMHNALLAKEENSLFPASQMRDLFDKIDRIKIPIVESKEDDLEPHTSAPMRKLFYIIDSVPRLHDQINSLSHDKEKLQSILETRDLDIKDLKDEVKQLNRICEDSKMIKNELSELTYVLEKIMDILGAGEWVVDRKSKGSKELIPALEKHIIAILSESENSKSKAQELDIKLVGSQKVIDELTTKVKLLEDSLQDRTSQPDIVQERSIYEAPSLPAESEIIEVEEGSSLSKKAISPVPSAAHVRNMRKGSTDHLALDISGESDNLINRVDKDDDKGHVFKSLSTTGFVPKQGKLIADRIDGLWVSGGRVLMSHPRARLGLIGYLFVLHIWLLGTIL
- the LOC100800411 gene encoding myosin-11 isoform X4; the protein is MVLCTTNQMWIPNQTLILIKIRQKEEEVAAAKNEDDGSEENEVMHQQQSHFDKLGNGVGDGYSSGQLEKVVAQKEIILKEYQEERQTVTQGVLDLCCQLKTLTGQQNEAEVGDREVTDVSLREMIKECLEFVKTASEEQSNSETTINNLREHLSTKDREIEDLNAKLAQLMVSNESMQVSSEAQLEKDRNVEIVIDKMISSLATVVTREQVLDDSISGKIVYIEEGTIHLIEKYNQILSEIYQLGQSFSEVGLDTNEHEYGNILADARGGLLELKKKETELVEKLAHLEDENQKMVDELDKGKVMIRTLNTELGNLKIELEQEKVKCANTKEKLSMAVTKGKALVQQRDSLKKSLADKSGELDKCLIELQEKSVALQAAELAKEELSQSENMVASLQNSLLEKNAVIDQVEEILSQAKPDEPEMFDMPEKLRWLVDDRNTLKEAFLELCKLKKALSLADLPEPVSSSDLESQMKWLTDSLLRAHDNMHTLQEEISTIKESSRNYIDQLSVSLLLALQEKDYLLSELTDLRFKYDELVSKNHQISLEKDQIVHMLVDLCGLNLEDEGIDQISSSTYTIINLCFKVIKGQSGPLSRASHIDAELFERIQSLLYVRDQGLILYEDILEEEMLIRSDVNKLSNELKVVSEEIIALKEERSSLLQDLERSEEKTSMLRDKLSMAVKKGKGLVQDRDNLKGLLNEKNSEIEQLKADLQKQESAVSEYRDEINRLSNDVESIPKLEADLLEMKRDKNQFEQFLMESNNMLQKVMECIDGVALPVVPVFDEPIEKVKWLAGYVNECQDAKVHREQELQLVKENASILEIKLAEAQATVKSLEQELSSSDDNVSQLAEEKIELEHGKVKVEEELQKVKDKVAEVCNTTKSLEDALSQAEKEISILSEEKEQAQVSRVAAERELEIFKDEAARQTSILAEASKTIKDLEDKLSQVEGNANLLTEKYNADQVAKIDMGNELKKLQDEASNHASKLVGASGTIKSLEDALLKAQDDISALEDANKIAKQEISSLGFKLNSCMDELAGKSGSLENKSLQLIGLLNDLQVLMKDTTPFPGIKQCFESKCETLKNMNLILNKIRDNVAMTAKDSKGQPVMVENPLVRETFLDSPENYEVELDNTEIDGADIDTIISSFGKIVKGFQSRNKHIADKFYEFSDFMDEFISPLHEKLLETETMSTTIVENMEIMKKEANTMEKLKEEQENTIATLENNVSVLLSACTDSTIALQSEVDKNLGQPGSISEVEQLNLEAGAQTEHHKNSKYVEATHKLMNASRKAQTLIAQFGCRSEQVDATIEDLRNKLKETTVAFELVTDERDLNKNRVSQLESDIQSLQSACSELKDKLEDYHALEEKLEEKEAEISSMHNALLAKEENSLFPASQMRDLFDKIDRIKIPIVESKEDDLEPHTSAPMRKLFYIIDSVPRLHDQINSLSHDKEKLQSILETRDLDIKDLKDEVKQLNRICEDSKMIKNELSELTYVLEKIMDILGAGEWVVDRKSKGSKELIPALEKHIIAILSESENSKSKAQELDIKLVGSQKVIDELTTKVKLLEDSLQDRTSQPDIVQERSIYEAPSLPAESEIIEVEEGSSLSKKAISPVPSAAHVRNMRKGSTDHLALDISGESDNLINRVDKDDDKGHVFKSLSTTGFVPKQGKLIADRIDGLWVSGGRVLMSHPRARLGLIGYLFVLHIWLLGTIL